attattgaaagtaattcaaaaataagaaaaatataatacaacaatattatGATTCAAAATATAGTATGGATGGTACAAAAATTGTGTGGAAGAAAAAAgggaataaaatatatactgaatacatactgtatatatattattcccttttattttatttcctataacataatatatactaaaaataaataaaaagtaaatataataatatagtaataatagttataataaCCGTTACAtcataattagtaaaatattgagATAAGATATTcacaaaacatatatttatatagagaatatttctataatacttcataataattatatataggcttgtaaaaaatgttatctgcttaatttgttttttcaaataaactatatttaatcaaaattatttgttgtaaaaaatttaaacattagaaTTAACAAGAATGCTTTTAAGGctctacaattaaaaaaaaacaaatgaaaaTCGCCAATAAGAGTCTGCACTGGGTGTGTTTGTgcaatgttacattttaagaTTAAGGTTTTATCGTTATAACATGAAACAATTGTACATAATTTCGATTAACGCATAGTATCTCGTACAACACAACATCTTTCAGAAAGGGTTCTGAAAGATACTGACAGAAGATTTTTCtgatatctttcagaaagctttctaAAAGATGTGTGCTGTGTGGAATACATAAAATGCGCAAACGTTTCGACTCACAATTCGAGTCCTCTTCAGTGTTTAAACAATAACAGTGGAATCAAGAATTACATTGTGTGTTCCGTCATATTATGAAAggtttatctttttctcaaaACAGACGTGATAAAATACTAAACAATAAAGTTAACCAAAATGAAACTActagaaatacaaaataaattgttgctaataataaaatagaatacagtaaattaaaacttacaaaaaGAAACGGCTGGATTTTAATTGGATCAGTAATGTGTGTAGGCCCTCTGACTTTTGGTATCGATAACAGTAAGATGAGGAAGATTTCTCCGCATATCGTTCAGGGAGCCCATGATAGAAAGGTATCGTGTAAAGGCAACGTCGAATTTTGTCTGAACTATTGGAACGTACGGTAtgataaaaaagttacatttttatttatcttctttgGTAGTTACCCCGTCTAATTTTCTGGAATTAAGTATATGGATGTTCCTctctttaatatatgtaaaaataagctCCAGAGGATATCCATTGTCtagtaaaatgttaataataattttaagttcgATTCGTGAAAAGTAGGATGCGACAAATGCATAACGCGATCTATTAAGTCATACACTCTTTCTTTTGGCAAATTGGATGGTgtgagtaaaaatttaaatatttccctGAAAAATGGGTTTGTGGTACCAATTGTATGAGCTTGTTGGTCGAGTTAATAAGTGTAAGGTCAAAAAAATCGAGTTTGTCGCCTCCCACCTCCATTGTGAATTTTAAGCTTTTGTTTTTGGAAGACCGTATGCTAGCGGTTAACTTCattgtttaatgttttatcaCCTTCGTTTTGAGAAGATAAATCTTCCATGATATAACGGAACACACAATGTAATTCTTGACTGTTATTGCGTTTAAACAGCACTGAAAAGGACTCGAATTGTGAGTCGAAATGTTTgcgtattttatgtatactaTGCGTTAgtcaaaattatgtacaattgTTTCATGTTACGATAAAACCactcttaaaatataacattgcaTAAACACACTCAATGCAGGCTCTTATTAACAACAttttcatttgttttttttttttaatattagataaatcTTAATCTTGAAGCATATTcagatataaaagtattaatacttgtcgcaaatatttctattaattcctaaacaaaaagtttaaaagttaacaaaagataaatattaattaattcttaaccTAGACGTGATTTTAACTATGTCTCATTAAATGACGAGACTACTTTAACATTGCTCTTTTGAGATTTAAATGATTCAACACCATCTCTTGTTACAGAAGTACCAGTAACATCCAAATATTCTAATCTTGATGCGTTTAAAGCTAAATGGATAAGACTGGAGTTTGTTACACGTggataatttctgaaaaaaaattaacagattatttaaagtattttatttattctttttaagaatttttcctGTAAAGTAAATCAATTGACTTACCTAACAACTAATGTTTTAAGATTTGGATTATTGGAGATTCGTTTATCTTCCCGTAATATTATCATTCCTTCCGGAGCATGAAAACTATTTACTACTTCTCTATCGCAACTATCGCTTCCAAGTGCACAAATTGCTCTATCCGATATCAAACATCGTTGAAATCCATAATTTTCGAAAGAGAATCCATCCTCAactaaaaactgaaaaaacaatttactttcataatgttaaaatgtatgttGTGTTAAAGAAACCCAGTCAGAAATAATGTCTCGAAAAGTAATCTTAAAAGGTTCCAAATATTGTATAGGTGTATTTCGAAAACCCTGCCACTGAACTACAGGCGTCGCATATAgtattcttgtaaaaaaatatgacgaTAAAGAGATTAGATCAAGAATCGAACTCTGAACCTTCCATCTTCCACTTCCCAGACGAATTGTTCTTCCAATTAAACTATAAAGGTTTACATTCCGATATTTTTCTCGCtcattactttttcttttgcaaaatatcataagatacttttatttaattaaataaaacaataaaatactagCACAATTCCAAAGCAATATGTGATCTCATGATATCTCATAGACTATTATATGGATGCGAAGTAGCCATATTTTCAAAGACttctctaaaatatattaataaaaaaactctaTCGCCACCTGCAGCTATTTTGATATCAaaaatcaaaatcaaaattttcgaaaatttttgtttattttaatagattttttgcaataattttagttaatttttacttaatattaaccTTCAACATACACGCGGAATGtgtgacaaaaataaattaaaaaagtcttCACTTATGACTTGCtttactgatttttttttagtatgttcaagtaaaaattatcttcccAAAACAATTAGGCATAGTTTGGactgttcaaaaaatatatacataaatttttttagatctttagatacaatgttttaacaaatgcaaaaatcattttaagtGGCTGGGATAATCACCCCGTGTatgttatgtaatttttttgatgtGTGTATATTAAAGGTTAAGTTGGTTACACTATATATATTCCAAtatcgttttaaaaaatttattcaaatatttactttcaactcaaaaattaattaaaaatatacttaaaaatccatcaacaaaaatttcaaaaacttttgacttttattttcaacattgaaacaatttttctttgaaaaactttatttttaattgacaaaagAACCTTCTCCTGTGTACCTAGGTAAAGGGGTTTTTAGTGACGGGCCTTAGTTTGCGAAAAAATGAAGAccgaaaaatttagtttttttgaTGATCTCATATATACTGGAAATTTCAACCATTTGACGAGCAGTTAAATACGGCTCATCGGAGCCATGCGCAACTTGTACGCTGACAATCTGGAACGCGAGCTTAATCTGAGTTCGCATGTTGGATTGCCAGTGGATCTAAAAATCCCTTTATTCTGGTACACAAAAGGCAGTCCCTCTACACATATATAACTTTCATCAAAATCGATTATTAACATGTTTAAAAGTCCCcttgtgtataataaaaagatgcTGGTAATAAGtctattttatcaattaatatttttcagatagtctttttattatacaaaattataaaatcttttccattatcaaaaataataatgcagaataaagttaatttcatttaaaaaaattagaaaattacagttttattattaatttttgcgatTAATTCGATACAACATTTgttatatacaaaagtttaaactttatatataacaataactGCATATAAAACAAGTATACTTTTCCATAGAAATTACACGAAAAAACAATACTGTACTTTTAGAGATAATCCTAGAAATTTTACTACAGGAAGAAATTGTCTAAAAAATTGTGCACATGTGTGTAAATATCAACGTATGTAATAGTgtacatcaatattatatctcTACAAACATCTCATCAAACACAGGTCAATTCAATCAGTAAAAGTAATGTCGCCAACATTTTCTGAGGACTGCTAATTTTGACAATTCCAAAGATTAAGAAATTACTTCGAATCTTCAAAGTTTAAACGtacctttaaaaaatatttgtaaaactgACAAATTTATTCGAggaatgcaaaaaatattggaaataaaacaaattaataaatatatgtacatgttcAAAAGATATGGAATTATTCTCAAATTACAACTACCTCTTCGGCTTTCGATCGAGTTTCCCGAATAAACCTCTGAAAAGTTCGAAGTTTCGAAATTTTAAAGTTCGAAATCTGTAAAGTAAATCATCTGATATGTTCTAACAAATGTAATCAATGCTTATAAATTTGCCTTTTTTAGGTACCTGTGCTAGATTATCGTCTTCAAATATGGGTAATCGAAGAGCCTGTTGTTGTCGTTGTTGTACAATTTCTGGCGGTTCTTCATGTCTCCATGTCGAAGGACACTCCAAATATAGATGCGTTAAAGTTTTAGTACTACTAAAACAACCAACTTCACTATCTCCTAGTGCAGTATCTCGAAGATCTAAAatctaacataaaatataaaaacatattttggaATGTTTTTTGAATAAGATTAAATGTAAGACCAatgattaatgtaatattaaaattaaaatacacataaataaaaaaaaaccattatcCTACCTCTAACGTCTTAAATCCAAATCTAGTTGCTAAACTAGCATACGCAACACATTCGCCCAGACGATGACATGAGTTCAGTCTAAGTTCCTTGAGTTTTGGTATTTTGCTAATAACTAATAAGGAATGCGGCGTAAACCACTCACAATTACTTAAAAtcaaacactaaaaataattttaaatatttaatattacagcaataattattacagttataatcataaaaaaagtaataacaagtataataataatatatgtatatgcactggtgtgtgtgtgtgtgtgtatttatcatgtttttcaagttaacattttaaattcgaagatcaatttttcttccaataattaaataattacaatataattaatatgttgaatattaGATCAACATGtgattaatacaataaataaaaagtgtcATTTGTCAGTCAAAGCGGATCtaggtatttaatatttttatataaattaaacacttttttaattctatagatTCTGCAAATCAACGGATTGTCAACCTTGACAATTAACtcgattgtaaattttaataatgatgtTACACTCATCttcatttaagatattatttctaatttcaatttataattacgtcTTGTATGTAAAGTATGACAACCCATAATATGtagtctatataaatatatttaataattgagatagaaattcagaatatttattcaaaattttgttaacaaGTTCAATTTTGTAAACAGCCCAAAACGATACAAACGAGTGTTTcgtacacggagaaaattttatagtaaaaattattatggtaaATAGTAAGCGTGCATCAAAaaaggaattatgaaaatttttactatttttcattaaattaccatagtatttacactatttatgatataattttttgaaatttcttcttacagtctATAGCTATTACCATACGTAGTAACTTACGAGctatatcgagaaaagacaaaaatgtcTTTACCTTTAAAGGATGGTTTTATCCTTTCGGTTTTGAACGCTAactgaaaatttctaaattcatatatttaccccctctacatttatgccaagtttcattaaaatcaaaattttcgacCACTCGAGGTTCCTTTGTGAGTAAGGGCCCCTGCatagacttttgcataacacATAGTGCATGacgcataagagaattaatcaATCAGAGTCGTCTATTTCCCTCCCcaggatagaaataaagacctctggttaattttcttatgcattatgcatttcGTGTTATGCAGAAGTCTGTGCGGGGGCCCTAAATCTCATAAAAGTCTCATAAAAgtttatgatttttaagagtaaagccttcggcacacgatacgatttttcatgctagcaCGCATACAAGGCGTCTTATGATTAGGTTACGATTGGTAATATAATCATTCGAGCCAATCAGGGGCTCAATTCTGTACCATctaccgacaactatcggtgtcgttgcacagatattttatatggcaaaAAATCAGCGCAACGACaccgatagttgtcggtagCCGGTACAGAATAGAGCCCCAAGACACGGACTCGTAATAAGATGGCTCGTATGCGATCTAACATGAAAAATCatatcgtgtgccgaaggcttaagacaaaaaagaaattcttaaaaaattctaggttttcctgttttttttaatcattgttatttatattgtgttattttaacacattATTAAGTAAGTTTATTAAGTACTAAgatttaagtattattaagtaCTAAGATCCTCTTtaattgactttttatttcaaaattatttattaaaaaataaagtgataCCAAAtgtacacataaaaataaacgtatttttataatattatattaattgcattgtaatttatatttatatttatatttatatttataggtttttattacaagaaagaaatttaCATAGAGTAAATTTACCAAATCAAAAAATGAGCTGTAGAATTGCagacacaaatataaaaaaatatgaataaagagaagttaaatacaaaaacaatatattgacattaaagatatatattaagatatcAACTTACTGTCAGATTAGGCATGTGAAGatccattttaaaaaaataagatttattactctgtaaataattcattttgcAACCTTCTAATGATAGCTTTTCAATGGTGCATGGAAAATCTGTTATATGAATCTGTAAAAATCACATTGTAgtagattaaatataaagtaactCCGGTATTTATATCGCGCGAAGATTTACGTTGCAAAAGtcaggaaaaataaaagaagtaaaagtAATTTCTTGGTATACTGTCTTCCCAATTTTTTAACTGaccgattttttaattaagatattccCGAACAGCATATCTTGGCCATATTGTATTAAGATTGGCCAACAGTTGACCAGTGTTGGGCCAATAAAGTGCTACTAGGAACAAACCGTCCCATCCCCTCTTCTCATCCCCCACCTCTTATCTCCCTACTACAAGATAAGAGGTATAggcatatatgtaataagactATATTACTAGCGTCGTGCTTGCCTCATAAGAGAAGTAGGTAAAATCAAAGAAAGATAGACGTAAAGAAAAGTGTACTTTGACAGTTTTGTCCAAGCGTGACACATGGTAGTAGGGGTGCGCGAAGTGTGAGTTTTGAACGTGCGCAAAACTGACAAAGTACACTAAGTAGCATCGTAATGTTTTCACCCTTTTCCCAGCCTAAttagcaatataattttatatatatatatatatatatatatatatatatatatatatgttattggaTCTCTGTTATACAACAAGATACAAAGTTGCATTTTTGTGTTATTTGTGCGAGAAGATTCTCAAATTGTCCCTTTTtcatttgttacattaatatttataaatgttataaaaaaatattttttagataacaaatttttatttttattgcttaaatttttttcatttattattttgaagaagTCAAAAGCTCCTTTAAAagatacttataaataaattacttttaagttataaaatctccttaaaaacaaatataatataatattgtaattatttttatcataaaatatcttaataaatcATGTAATATACCTTATCTCCATTGATGTAATATTCTtcgataattaattctttaagttGATCACACAGatttttcacattattaaaaaatttttgtgtaagaGATGAACGTTCGCGAGAAATCAGATTGCCACGTATTGCCAAACTCATTGTTATTGGTTGCAAGAACTTCATGTACTGATTCAAGTCATCTAAAAATATAGACTTTGTTCGAAAATCCACTCTTCTCCACAGAGTTCTGTCTTGCGTTAACTGTGCAAAtctctgacaacatctatacAAAATTCAAAGAAATCAATTACAGAAGTTATAGTAGAGAAAACATCTCAAAAACCATAGTTAAAGAGGGGAAACTCGTTTAGAAGgtcaaaaaaaaatcgtttttttttaagttgctTAAATTGACAGTAAATATATCAGAGAATATCCCCCTACAGTTTTAGGACCAAATTCAaactgtaaaaattgtttatttaaaaaaaaattattttgtatattttaagatataagtAAAACatactcaaaattttttaaaagataacttttattatagctgcaaaaaatcattgaaattatGCTATTTTTGGCTTCTTAAACAAGATTCTCcccataatataaataatatagatgcAACTTACAAACTGACTGCCATAAGATCCTGTGgatgtaaatatttcaatatattaagcAAAACATCATCTGAAAACTCAAGGATATTTAAAGACAACGTTCCATTCTGATTTGCAACTTCTTCAAGTTTTACACGTTTTATTGAACCATCTGAACTGCTAGATGGTTCGGGAGAAAGAGATTTGCTGCGTTTTATTTTCATCTTCCTCTTTTACCtgcaaaaaagaataaaacacAAACCTATCACAATTGTTGACGTCtgcaataatttcaatatatctCACAGATCTTTAttgctatatattttaatataatttttaatatcataaagaTACTGTTACAAGGAAATTTTTTGAATGCAGTTTAGTCTATTTGAGAACTTACATTTCCCTTTCTGAGAAATTAGAATAGAAATTGGACAGTTAAAAAGTATTCGTAAAGATTATTAGGgagttgaaataaaatttacttccCTTTTACTTAGGCTATATTCTGAACCATTATCCAAATACTCCCATGTATCACTTGATTCATGTTCAATATTCAATAcataacaagaataaaataatacaaggGATCATttggataacattttcaaactTAGCCCTAATGATTTAAACCATTAAAAAAAccattaaaaaacaaacaaaccATAATCATTCTCTTGTgccaagaatttattttaaaaagaggaaagttattttaaaacattagcCAACAGtacaaattattagaatatgtTAACCATGTAT
This sequence is a window from Monomorium pharaonis isolate MP-MQ-018 chromosome 3, ASM1337386v2, whole genome shotgun sequence. Protein-coding genes within it:
- the LOC105838961 gene encoding uncharacterized protein LOC105838961 encodes the protein MKIKRSKSLSPEPSSSSDGSIKRVKLEEVANQNGTLSLNILEFSDDVLLNILKYLHPQDLMAVSLCCQRFAQLTQDRTLWRRVDFRTKSIFLDDLNQYMKFLQPITMSLAIRGNLISRERSSLTQKFFNNVKNLCDQLKELIIEEYYINGDKIHITDFPCTIEKLSLEGCKMNYLQSNKSYFFKMDLHMPNLTCLILSNCEWFTPHSLLVISKIPKLKELRLNSCHRLGECVAYASLATRFGFKTLEILDLRDTALGDSEVGCFSSTKTLTHLYLECPSTWRHEEPPEIVQQRQQQALRLPIFEDDNLAQFLVEDGFSFENYGFQRCLISDRAICALGSDSCDREVVNSFHAPEGMIILREDKRISNNPNLKTLVVRNYPRVTNSSLIHLALNASRLEYLDVTGTSVTRDGVESFKSQKSNVKVVSSFNET